A window of the Thermodesulforhabdus norvegica genome harbors these coding sequences:
- a CDS encoding CoB--CoM heterodisulfide reductase iron-sulfur subunit B family protein, which yields MIRSLSFYPGCSLEGTARDYRKSIEKAFRHLGISLEELENWTCCGASAAHSLDRELAFRLSAFNLVIAEKAGRDLLVPCALCFHNLKSAEKKILGSEDLAKHYGYSGSIRVYDIASFLALPEVLEKIRRLVTRPIKGLRAVCYYGCLTARPPSITDCPEPENPSSLERVLSVLEAEPVEWPQKTDCCGAGHAVPRPELVETLVKHLYDAAVAWGADCIVVSCQMCQANLDMFQENLTRKSALSHPIPVLYVTELINLASGEKEEADFKGHFVDPSPLISRIFSGR from the coding sequence TTGATCAGAAGCCTGAGCTTTTATCCGGGCTGCTCTCTGGAGGGAACGGCCAGAGATTACCGAAAATCCATCGAAAAGGCTTTCCGTCACCTCGGTATAAGTCTGGAAGAACTCGAAAACTGGACCTGCTGTGGAGCAAGTGCCGCACACAGCCTTGACAGAGAGCTTGCTTTCAGGCTTTCGGCCTTCAACCTGGTCATTGCCGAAAAAGCGGGGCGTGATCTTCTGGTACCCTGTGCACTCTGTTTTCACAATCTAAAATCGGCGGAGAAGAAGATCCTTGGTTCCGAAGATCTTGCAAAGCATTACGGCTATTCGGGTTCCATCAGGGTTTACGACATCGCATCTTTCCTGGCACTTCCCGAAGTTCTTGAAAAAATAAGAAGGCTGGTAACCAGACCTATCAAAGGACTCAGGGCCGTCTGTTATTACGGTTGCCTGACAGCCCGCCCTCCCTCAATTACGGATTGCCCCGAACCGGAAAACCCATCGTCTCTCGAAAGAGTTCTATCCGTTCTGGAGGCCGAACCTGTGGAGTGGCCTCAAAAAACCGACTGTTGCGGTGCAGGCCACGCCGTTCCCAGGCCGGAACTGGTAGAAACGCTGGTGAAGCACCTCTACGATGCCGCAGTTGCGTGGGGGGCGGATTGCATTGTGGTGTCCTGCCAGATGTGTCAGGCAAACCTGGACATGTTTCAGGAAAATCTGACGCGCAAATCGGCATTGTCGCATCCTATTCCCGTACTTTACGTAACAGAGCTGATAAACCTCGCTTCTGGAGAAAAAGAGGAAGCCGACTTTAAGGGCCACTTTGTGGATCCATCGCCTTTAATCAGCCGCATTTTCTCCGGGAGGTAG
- a CDS encoding 4Fe-4S dicluster domain-containing protein, whose translation MTNYEFAERIPEGFGQKVTLCYQCRKCTAGCPLAFAMDVPPDRIIRLVVLGLEEKVLKSRALWICSSCQTCTTRCPNGIDIAGIIDELKHLAAELEAVHPECGDLYAFHRFFLDDAVSRGRIYEPAVIGKYSLKFIKKKLRDGTLREDFRKGFFLVKHGRMQLLPPKKRPLSL comes from the coding sequence ATGACGAATTACGAATTTGCAGAAAGGATACCCGAGGGCTTCGGGCAGAAAGTGACCCTCTGTTACCAGTGTCGGAAGTGCACGGCCGGTTGCCCTCTTGCCTTCGCAATGGACGTTCCCCCGGACAGGATCATACGGCTTGTGGTCCTCGGGCTGGAAGAAAAGGTCCTGAAAAGCAGAGCCCTCTGGATTTGCTCTTCCTGTCAGACCTGCACCACCCGGTGCCCCAACGGGATAGACATTGCCGGAATAATCGACGAGTTAAAGCATCTTGCGGCAGAACTGGAGGCAGTCCATCCCGAGTGTGGCGACCTGTATGCCTTTCACAGGTTTTTTCTGGATGACGCCGTATCCAGAGGGAGGATTTACGAGCCTGCCGTAATCGGGAAGTATTCACTTAAGTTCATAAAGAAGAAGTTAAGAGACGGCACGCTCCGGGAAGATTTCCGGAAGGGCTTTTTCCTTGTGAAACACGGGCGAATGCAACTTCTTCCCCCGAAAAAGAGACCCTTGAGCCTTTAA
- a CDS encoding glycine cleavage system protein H, with amino-acid sequence MAGRTKKRKVVFGIKEEQCVWMKAGVVNFKICHNGYDCTTCAFDRAMREAISRNSHGRTWREELLRKAHGEKFCRYMLTGDVPLRNCANAYDCARCEFDQLMEAYHTSSFFDPVAKVNVSGFILAADYYYHPCHTWARCEYGGLMRVGMDDFAWKLLGFLTEIRLPEIGSRIGDRFPGWTARREEKIAPLAAPVKGVVVARNYRALEMPDEAKRDPYGEGWLLMIEPENSTKSLDRLLDFDRATGWMAGEVRVLDELVADTYGMSLAATGGERVEDIYGNLKQIGWDRLVETFLIKQS; translated from the coding sequence ATGGCTGGGCGCACGAAAAAGAGAAAGGTTGTATTTGGGATTAAGGAAGAGCAGTGTGTGTGGATGAAGGCCGGTGTGGTTAACTTCAAGATATGCCACAACGGTTATGATTGCACGACCTGCGCCTTTGATCGGGCAATGCGGGAAGCAATAAGCAGGAACAGCCACGGAAGGACATGGCGTGAAGAGCTTCTCCGTAAGGCCCATGGAGAAAAGTTTTGCAGGTACATGTTAACAGGGGACGTACCCCTTCGGAACTGTGCAAACGCCTATGATTGCGCCCGCTGTGAATTCGATCAACTTATGGAGGCCTATCATACTTCTTCCTTTTTCGATCCTGTGGCGAAGGTCAACGTATCCGGTTTTATTCTGGCGGCAGACTACTACTATCACCCCTGTCACACCTGGGCCCGCTGTGAATACGGAGGCCTTATGAGGGTTGGCATGGACGACTTCGCGTGGAAGCTTCTGGGTTTTCTGACGGAAATTCGGTTGCCGGAAATCGGGTCCCGTATAGGAGATCGTTTCCCCGGGTGGACGGCCAGGCGAGAAGAAAAGATAGCCCCTCTTGCCGCTCCGGTGAAGGGTGTTGTGGTAGCCCGCAACTATCGGGCGCTGGAAATGCCCGACGAGGCCAAACGAGACCCCTACGGAGAAGGCTGGTTGCTCATGATCGAGCCGGAAAATTCAACAAAGTCTCTTGATCGGCTTCTTGATTTCGACCGGGCTACAGGCTGGATGGCGGGAGAAGTTCGCGTTTTAGACGAGCTGGTGGCCGATACTTACGGAATGTCACTTGCCGCAACCGGAGGCGAGCGTGTCGAAGACATATACGGGAATCTCAAACAGATAGGTTGGGATCGCCTTGTTGAAACCTTTCTCATAAAGCAGTCATGA
- a CDS encoding ATP-binding protein gives MFEKEGTIEESFERPLRIAIIGGGRRCRSLLEMIDAERFPWLNAEIVAVVDGNDRAVGIQLAREKGIYTTPDLQDLYSIPDLDLVLDLTGKEEVLKEFLQHAPPKIQVLGATISRLFSDLIRFQEEQFFRERQLALIENIAETMFSSIKDRVIIMRPDMKVLEANNAMLEWIGMKKDDVVGKPCYQITHRLAEPCYQHGIHCPLKECLTTGSAGHAIHEHRDRDNATRYCEITTVPLRNPKGKIEVVLEIIRDITDELEKRVEQKTRALKKDLARLIHEDKMIALGKLVASAVHEINNPLSGIHALARLMRKRLEEDKPLDPDEKAQFCHYLQLIDQESARCSTIVGNLLSFSRQQKLEKTFFNVNELIRRVVVLSKHRMELQGISLVLELKESIPEVYGDPGQIQQCLMNLVFNAVEAMPDGGTLTIKTGYEEHRDQVRIDVIDTGVGIPQEVISQIFEPFYTTKERDKGVGLGLSVVYGIIKEHRGSIYVVSQIGKGSDFIVRLPCKKY, from the coding sequence ATGTTTGAGAAGGAAGGAACAATTGAGGAATCCTTTGAAAGGCCGCTCCGTATTGCCATAATCGGAGGAGGGCGTCGGTGTCGGTCTCTTCTTGAGATGATCGATGCGGAACGCTTTCCCTGGCTGAACGCGGAGATCGTGGCCGTTGTTGACGGCAATGACCGGGCTGTTGGGATACAGCTTGCCAGAGAAAAGGGGATCTACACGACACCCGACCTTCAGGACCTGTACTCGATTCCAGATCTCGATCTGGTGCTGGATCTTACGGGAAAGGAAGAAGTCCTTAAAGAGTTTCTACAGCACGCCCCGCCGAAAATACAGGTTCTCGGTGCCACCATATCCCGGCTGTTCAGCGATCTGATTCGTTTTCAGGAAGAGCAATTTTTCAGAGAGCGGCAGCTGGCCTTGATTGAGAACATCGCCGAGACCATGTTCTCGAGCATCAAAGACAGGGTCATTATAATGCGTCCCGATATGAAGGTTCTTGAGGCCAACAATGCCATGCTTGAGTGGATAGGCATGAAGAAGGACGACGTTGTGGGAAAGCCCTGTTATCAGATTACCCATCGCCTTGCCGAGCCTTGTTATCAGCACGGCATCCATTGTCCCCTGAAGGAGTGCCTGACCACGGGAAGTGCGGGACATGCAATTCACGAGCACAGGGATCGTGATAATGCTACCAGGTATTGTGAGATAACCACCGTGCCTTTAAGAAATCCCAAAGGAAAAATCGAAGTCGTACTGGAAATCATTCGGGATATTACCGACGAACTGGAGAAGCGGGTCGAGCAGAAAACAAGGGCGCTGAAAAAGGACCTGGCCCGGCTCATACATGAAGACAAGATGATAGCTCTGGGAAAACTCGTTGCCAGTGCAGTCCACGAAATAAACAACCCCCTTTCGGGTATCCATGCCCTGGCAAGATTGATGCGCAAGCGTCTTGAAGAAGATAAACCCCTTGATCCCGACGAAAAGGCCCAATTTTGCCATTACCTTCAGTTGATCGATCAGGAATCCGCCCGGTGCAGTACGATCGTTGGAAACCTTCTTTCCTTTTCGAGGCAGCAGAAGCTGGAGAAGACCTTTTTTAACGTAAATGAGCTGATACGCCGTGTGGTGGTTCTCAGCAAGCATAGAATGGAGCTACAGGGTATCTCTCTCGTGCTGGAACTCAAGGAATCTATACCCGAAGTTTACGGGGATCCGGGCCAGATTCAGCAATGTTTGATGAATCTGGTTTTCAATGCCGTTGAGGCAATGCCCGACGGAGGAACGCTGACGATAAAGACCGGATACGAGGAACATCGTGACCAGGTTCGGATAGACGTAATAGACACGGGTGTGGGGATTCCTCAGGAAGTTATTTCTCAGATCTTTGAACCTTTTTACACGACGAAGGAAAGAGACAAAGGCGTGGGCCTGGGCCTTTCTGTTGTCTACGGTATTATAAAGGAACATCGGGGTAGCATATACGTGGTGAGCCAGATCGGGAAGGGTTCTGACTTCATTGTGCGCCTTCCCTGTAAAAAATATTGA
- a CDS encoding sigma-54-dependent transcriptional regulator → MARIRILVVDDELIVRESLVGWLKKTGYDVDAASGGVEALSRLNETEYDLVFLDIKMPDMSGIEVLKRIREVSPETMVVMITAFGSVDTAVEAMKLGAHDYLMKPFEPEHLLLLVEKLLQQKRIIEENIVLREQISRRIQYEDLIGAAPCMQKLFEVIEEVASVDSPVLIRGETGTGKELVAKAIHAKSPRRYGPFIAINCGAFSESLLESELFGHEAGAFTGAIKTRKGRLELADGGTLFLDEIGEIPLKMQVDLLRVLEEKRFQRVGGRSYINVDFRCISATNRNLEEEIRRGNFRKDLYFRLNVIDIEVPPLRERKEDISLLAEHFLARFRRETNKPVTAISRDAIQLLESYDWPGNVRELENAIERAVVLARGRMLTRQDFDFLLRGGEFRNEADQSLKAVEKRHIEKVLKECGWNISKAARILDINRTTLHHKIKKYGLTPPE, encoded by the coding sequence ATGGCAAGAATCCGGATTCTCGTTGTGGATGACGAACTCATTGTAAGAGAGTCACTCGTTGGATGGCTGAAAAAAACCGGATACGACGTGGATGCCGCATCCGGTGGCGTTGAGGCCCTGAGCAGGCTCAACGAAACCGAGTATGATCTCGTGTTTCTCGACATTAAGATGCCCGACATGAGCGGCATTGAGGTATTGAAGCGGATCAGAGAGGTTAGTCCCGAAACCATGGTCGTGATGATCACCGCTTTTGGATCGGTTGATACGGCCGTTGAAGCGATGAAGCTGGGAGCTCACGACTATCTTATGAAGCCCTTTGAACCCGAACATCTTCTCCTTCTGGTGGAGAAGCTCCTTCAGCAAAAACGCATCATAGAAGAAAACATCGTACTGAGGGAACAGATCTCAAGGCGCATCCAGTACGAAGACCTGATAGGTGCTGCCCCCTGCATGCAGAAACTTTTCGAGGTTATCGAAGAGGTGGCCTCCGTTGACTCCCCCGTGCTTATACGGGGTGAAACGGGCACGGGAAAAGAGCTGGTTGCGAAGGCAATACATGCAAAAAGCCCACGGCGCTACGGGCCCTTTATCGCAATAAACTGCGGGGCCTTTTCTGAAAGCCTTCTGGAGTCCGAGTTATTCGGCCATGAGGCCGGAGCCTTCACGGGTGCCATAAAAACCAGGAAGGGAAGGCTTGAACTTGCTGACGGAGGCACCCTGTTCCTCGATGAAATAGGTGAAATTCCTCTGAAGATGCAGGTTGACCTTTTACGGGTGCTCGAGGAGAAACGTTTTCAGAGGGTGGGTGGAAGGAGTTACATTAACGTTGATTTCAGATGCATATCCGCAACGAATCGTAATCTGGAAGAGGAGATCCGGCGTGGTAATTTCAGGAAGGATCTGTACTTCAGGCTCAATGTAATCGACATCGAGGTTCCTCCTTTGCGGGAGAGAAAAGAGGATATATCTCTGCTGGCTGAGCACTTCCTCGCCAGATTCCGCCGTGAAACGAACAAACCCGTTACGGCAATATCGAGAGATGCCATACAGCTTCTGGAATCCTATGACTGGCCGGGGAACGTACGGGAGCTCGAGAATGCGATAGAAAGGGCGGTGGTGCTTGCACGGGGCAGAATGTTAACTCGCCAGGACTTCGACTTTTTGCTTCGAGGTGGTGAGTTCAGAAATGAGGCCGATCAGTCTTTAAAAGCCGTGGAGAAGCGCCACATAGAAAAGGTGCTGAAAGAATGCGGCTGGAACATCAGTAAAGCGGCTCGAATCCTTGACATAAACAGAACAACCCTTCATCACAAAATAAAAAAATACGGGCTTACCCCGCCTGAGTGA
- a CDS encoding archaemetzincin, whose translation MDGTEQNKAPVVVVPLGTVGNLIPRVVAAHIQGYLNVPVDVSKGVDLPEDAYIGDRRQYDAGLLLKFLRSLYVDYPCVLGVVSVDICLPIFTYVFGEAELGGRAAVVSTYRLDRDVHGGPVPLSLFYERLAKVTLHEIGHVFSLYHCNHLRCLMQFSSRLESLDEIPLVFCDRCRFLLQRIMKRAERDEK comes from the coding sequence ATGGACGGAACGGAACAGAACAAAGCTCCCGTTGTGGTAGTGCCGCTGGGCACGGTGGGCAATCTTATCCCGAGGGTAGTTGCCGCTCATATTCAGGGGTATCTCAATGTGCCGGTTGATGTTAGCAAGGGTGTAGATCTCCCTGAAGATGCCTACATCGGCGACAGAAGGCAATACGATGCAGGGCTTCTCCTCAAGTTTCTACGCTCTCTTTACGTCGATTATCCTTGTGTCCTGGGTGTCGTAAGCGTTGATATATGCCTGCCGATATTTACCTATGTCTTTGGAGAAGCGGAATTGGGAGGGCGGGCCGCGGTGGTATCAACCTATCGGCTGGACAGGGACGTCCACGGTGGTCCTGTACCCCTGTCGCTCTTTTACGAGAGGCTTGCCAAGGTGACCCTGCACGAGATAGGTCACGTGTTTTCACTGTATCATTGCAATCATCTGAGATGCCTCATGCAGTTCAGCTCGAGGCTGGAGTCCCTCGATGAAATACCGCTTGTCTTTTGCGATAGATGCAGGTTTTTATTGCAGCGCATAATGAAACGGGCAGAGAGGGATGAGAAATAA
- a CDS encoding THUMP domain-containing class I SAM-dependent RNA methyltransferase, translating to MDRSSKAFIRRVKKHIRARVHRIDVLVTPHWKELCRRELVDLGFECEDAGPSVLRTQGRIWDAYRLCLRLRTASRVGICIPGFKCFHADGLYMKAREIPWELWINPEIPVHYYSNVERSKIRHEGLVRDTLHAAIADRFRSCGVVFCGEEEAFDESRELEKPRQRIWISVIRNLCSVRLDMTGAHLHQRGYRLYPGPAPLRETLAAVLLELAEWNGDMPLVDGMTGSGTVAVEAALKALKIPPGFFRSFLFELWPSFQEGFWKHEKRVAQAEMALNRDIRIVAIDRSSGYIRLAKENARRAGVEDRITWIRTDFFGWTPQNEGLEKGLLFLNPPYGKRITTAVTEMYRKIFAHIDKYYRGWRVMIILPDKNLLSLYNRSPVTLTRLPHGGLWIYAGLFEL from the coding sequence TTGGACAGGAGCAGCAAGGCCTTTATTCGCAGAGTAAAAAAACACATACGTGCCAGGGTCCACAGGATAGATGTCCTGGTTACGCCTCACTGGAAGGAATTGTGCCGTCGTGAATTGGTGGATCTGGGTTTTGAGTGTGAAGATGCCGGTCCGTCGGTTCTGAGAACTCAGGGCCGCATCTGGGATGCCTACAGGCTCTGTCTTAGACTTCGCACGGCAAGCCGGGTTGGTATATGTATTCCGGGATTTAAGTGTTTTCACGCCGATGGTCTGTACATGAAGGCACGGGAAATTCCCTGGGAACTCTGGATCAATCCGGAGATCCCGGTTCACTATTACTCCAACGTGGAGCGGTCGAAGATAAGGCATGAGGGGCTGGTGAGGGATACTTTGCACGCAGCAATTGCCGATAGGTTCAGGAGCTGCGGTGTGGTGTTCTGTGGGGAAGAGGAGGCTTTTGATGAGTCCAGAGAGCTGGAGAAGCCCAGACAGAGGATATGGATTTCTGTGATCAGAAATCTTTGCTCCGTAAGGCTTGATATGACGGGAGCCCACTTGCATCAAAGGGGTTACAGGCTGTACCCCGGGCCGGCTCCACTCCGGGAGACGCTGGCTGCGGTCCTGCTGGAGCTTGCAGAATGGAACGGTGATATGCCTCTGGTTGACGGTATGACCGGTTCGGGAACCGTGGCCGTCGAAGCTGCTCTTAAGGCTTTGAAAATTCCGCCGGGCTTTTTCAGGTCTTTTCTGTTTGAGCTGTGGCCGTCTTTTCAGGAGGGTTTCTGGAAGCATGAGAAGCGGGTTGCTCAAGCCGAGATGGCCCTGAACAGGGATATAAGAATAGTTGCGATCGACAGGAGCAGCGGCTACATAAGGCTTGCTAAGGAAAATGCCCGTCGTGCCGGGGTTGAGGACAGGATAACCTGGATAAGGACGGACTTTTTCGGATGGACTCCGCAAAATGAAGGGCTCGAAAAGGGATTGCTCTTTTTAAACCCGCCTTACGGAAAGCGTATCACAACCGCGGTCACGGAAATGTACAGGAAGATTTTTGCCCATATCGATAAATATTACCGGGGATGGCGGGTTATGATTATCCTGCCGGACAAAAATCTACTGAGCCTTTACAACCGTTCCCCTGTAACACTAACGAGGCTACCTCATGGTGGACTATGGATATACGCAGGCTTATTCGAACTGTAA
- a CDS encoding sugar phosphate isomerase/epimerase family protein, with amino-acid sequence MDIRRLIRTVNPLDGVFVNMPYRYIDRYLDFVIQSRLCVEIGIQAGDMDRVPLQDFVRLSDLLKYHKVPFTLHGPFWDLCAGSVDPLIRHISYLRLSRFMDIAREMLPLQVVIHTGYDPRHHRSQRKEWIDRAMPCFESVAKRAEDGGFFLAIENVWEEGPGLHREILDRLNSPYVGFCLDTGHQNCFSGSSLKTWLDELHGYLREIHIHDNGGLKDDHAPPGCGTVNFDLLFDFLRTKKLFPLLTMEPHSDEDFVRSCEALGRIMPSSYYGDYRKRLAQISDKS; translated from the coding sequence ATGGATATACGCAGGCTTATTCGAACTGTAAACCCTCTTGATGGTGTTTTTGTAAACATGCCCTATCGTTATATAGACCGGTATCTCGATTTCGTTATCCAGAGCCGTCTCTGCGTTGAAATAGGGATACAGGCAGGAGATATGGATAGGGTTCCCCTTCAGGATTTTGTAAGGCTTTCGGATCTGCTTAAATATCACAAGGTGCCTTTTACTCTTCACGGTCCTTTCTGGGATCTATGTGCCGGTAGTGTTGATCCCCTGATAAGGCATATATCTTATCTGAGGCTGAGCCGTTTTATGGACATAGCCCGGGAAATGTTACCTCTCCAGGTGGTTATCCATACCGGTTATGACCCGCGTCACCACAGGAGTCAGAGGAAGGAATGGATCGACCGGGCAATGCCGTGCTTTGAATCCGTGGCAAAACGTGCAGAAGACGGTGGATTCTTTCTTGCGATAGAAAACGTATGGGAAGAAGGTCCCGGGCTTCACAGGGAAATACTCGACAGACTGAACAGCCCTTATGTCGGCTTTTGCCTGGACACGGGCCATCAGAATTGTTTTTCCGGCTCCTCGCTCAAAACCTGGCTTGATGAGCTTCATGGTTATCTCAGAGAGATTCACATTCACGACAACGGGGGTTTGAAAGACGATCATGCTCCCCCGGGATGCGGAACGGTAAATTTTGACCTGCTTTTTGATTTTCTCAGGACGAAAAAGCTGTTTCCGCTTCTTACCATGGAACCTCACAGTGATGAGGACTTTGTCAGATCCTGTGAGGCTCTTGGGAGAATTATGCCCTCTTCGTACTACGGGGATTACAGGAAAAGGCTTGCGCAAATATCCGACAAATCTTAA
- a CDS encoding MTH1187 family thiamine-binding protein, which translates to MAIAEVSVVPIGTGSTSISEIVARAVKVVESSGLYYELTPMGTIIEGSLDEIFEVVKKMHESCFVEGVARVLSHVRIDDRRDKRVRAEEKVISVKEKLGNMEDPGP; encoded by the coding sequence ATGGCTATAGCCGAAGTAAGTGTTGTGCCTATAGGTACGGGTAGTACCAGCATAAGTGAGATCGTGGCCAGGGCCGTCAAAGTGGTTGAGTCTTCGGGGCTTTACTACGAGTTGACGCCAATGGGAACGATTATTGAGGGAAGCCTGGATGAAATTTTTGAGGTCGTTAAGAAAATGCACGAAAGCTGTTTTGTTGAAGGGGTAGCCCGGGTGCTTTCTCATGTGAGAATAGACGATCGGAGAGATAAAAGGGTACGTGCTGAGGAAAAGGTTATTTCAGTTAAAGAGAAGCTGGGAAATATGGAGGATCCAGGACCATGA
- a CDS encoding KH domain-containing protein — protein sequence MSEPLSKKIKSLAEYLVKSLVTRPEEVLLAARENEKTILMELKVAPEDLGRIIGKEGHTINAIRTVLQAVAASHGKKIQLDVLG from the coding sequence ATGAGTGAACCTCTGAGTAAGAAAATTAAGAGCCTTGCCGAATATCTTGTGAAGTCTCTTGTTACCAGACCCGAGGAGGTACTTCTTGCAGCCCGGGAGAATGAGAAAACCATACTTATGGAATTGAAAGTGGCACCGGAAGACCTTGGCCGTATAATAGGAAAAGAGGGACATACAATCAACGCAATCAGGACGGTTCTGCAGGCTGTTGCCGCCAGTCATGGCAAGAAAATCCAGCTGGACGTTCTGGGTTAA